A genome region from Meleagris gallopavo isolate NT-WF06-2002-E0010 breed Aviagen turkey brand Nicholas breeding stock chromosome 7, Turkey_5.1, whole genome shotgun sequence includes the following:
- the LNPK gene encoding endoplasmic reticulum junction formation protein lunapark isoform X2, giving the protein MGGLISRWRAKPSTVEVLEKIDKEIQTLEEFREKNQRLQKLWVGRLLFYSSLLYLVTCLIVYLWCLPDEWTARFFMTLPFFAFPLIIWFIRTLLIFFFSKRTERNNDALDDLKSQKKKILEEVMEKETYKTAKLILERFDPGSDAKEAELPSAGTSATSRPGQEIRQRTAAQRNASTPTPATPKQSSPKSLVSATPSPNQQRDAAALTGPPERTVVPPLQSNILPRRPGSPATSVPGMGLHPPGPPLARPILPRERGVMDRVIEYLVGDGPQNRYALICQQCCSHNGMALKEEFEYIAFRCAYCFFLNPARKTRPRAPRLPDFNFEKKQLPELQSETESPESREREPQGSQQTEGTC; this is encoded by the exons ATGGGTGGATTAATTTCGAGATGGAGg GCAAAGCCTTCTACTGTAGAAGTATTAGAAAAAATTGATAAG GAAATACAGACATTAGaagaatttagagaaaaaaatcagagactACAGAAACTATGGGTTGGACGGCTGCTCTTCTACTCTTCACTTCTTTATCTTGTCACCTGCTTAATTGTATATTTGTGGTGTCTTCCTGATGAATGGACAGCAAGATTTTTTATGACGCTTCCGTTTTTTGCATTTCCACTGAT aatCTGGTTTATAAGAACActgctcatttttttcttttccaaaaggacagaaaggaata atGATGCGCTGGATGATTTaaaatctcaaaagaaaaaaatt CTTGAGGAAGTGATGGAGAAGGAAACGTACAAGACTGCTAAACTAATTCTTGAAAGGTTTGATCCAGGATCAGATGCAAAG GAGGCTGAACTGCCATCTGCTGGAACATCTGCAACCTCGAGACCTGGACAAG AAATTCGTCAGAGGACTGCAGCTCAAAGAAATGCTTCTACACCCACGCCTGCTACTCCTAAGCAAAGCTCTCCAAAATCGCTTGTTTCGGCAACGCCATCTCCTAATCAGCAGAGGGATGCAGCTGCTCTTACTGGACCACCAGAAAGAACTGTTGTGCCACCCTTGCAGTCAAACATTCTACCAAGACGCCCTGGATCCCCAGCTACTTCAGTGCCTGGAATGG GTCTTCATCCTCCAGGCCCTCCTTTAGCGAGACCTATTCTTCCTCGAGAAAGAGGAGTTATGGATAGAGTTATTGAGTATTTGGTTGGTGATGGTCCTCAGAACAG GTATGCCCTTATATGTCAGCAATGTTGTTCTCACAATGGTATGGCTCTGAAGGAGGAGTTTGAATATATAG CATTTAGATGTGCCTACTGCTTTTTCCTGAATCCTGCAAGAAAAACGAGACCTCGGGCTCCACGGCTACCAGACttcaattttgaaaaaaagcaacttcCAGAATTGCAGTCGGAAACAGAGAGTCCAGAATCAAGGGAGAGAGAACCGCAGGGGAGTCAGCAGACAGAAGGTACGTGCTAA
- the LNPK gene encoding endoplasmic reticulum junction formation protein lunapark isoform X1 — MGGLISRWRQAKPSTVEVLEKIDKEIQTLEEFREKNQRLQKLWVGRLLFYSSLLYLVTCLIVYLWCLPDEWTARFFMTLPFFAFPLIIWFIRTLLIFFFSKRTERNNDALDDLKSQKKKILEEVMEKETYKTAKLILERFDPGSDAKEAELPSAGTSATSRPGQEIRQRTAAQRNASTPTPATPKQSSPKSLVSATPSPNQQRDAAALTGPPERTVVPPLQSNILPRRPGSPATSVPGMGLHPPGPPLARPILPRERGVMDRVIEYLVGDGPQNRYALICQQCCSHNGMALKEEFEYIAFRCAYCFFLNPARKTRPRAPRLPDFNFEKKQLPELQSETESPESREREPQGSQQTEGTC, encoded by the exons ATGGGTGGATTAATTTCGAGATGGAGg CAGGCAAAGCCTTCTACTGTAGAAGTATTAGAAAAAATTGATAAG GAAATACAGACATTAGaagaatttagagaaaaaaatcagagactACAGAAACTATGGGTTGGACGGCTGCTCTTCTACTCTTCACTTCTTTATCTTGTCACCTGCTTAATTGTATATTTGTGGTGTCTTCCTGATGAATGGACAGCAAGATTTTTTATGACGCTTCCGTTTTTTGCATTTCCACTGAT aatCTGGTTTATAAGAACActgctcatttttttcttttccaaaaggacagaaaggaata atGATGCGCTGGATGATTTaaaatctcaaaagaaaaaaatt CTTGAGGAAGTGATGGAGAAGGAAACGTACAAGACTGCTAAACTAATTCTTGAAAGGTTTGATCCAGGATCAGATGCAAAG GAGGCTGAACTGCCATCTGCTGGAACATCTGCAACCTCGAGACCTGGACAAG AAATTCGTCAGAGGACTGCAGCTCAAAGAAATGCTTCTACACCCACGCCTGCTACTCCTAAGCAAAGCTCTCCAAAATCGCTTGTTTCGGCAACGCCATCTCCTAATCAGCAGAGGGATGCAGCTGCTCTTACTGGACCACCAGAAAGAACTGTTGTGCCACCCTTGCAGTCAAACATTCTACCAAGACGCCCTGGATCCCCAGCTACTTCAGTGCCTGGAATGG GTCTTCATCCTCCAGGCCCTCCTTTAGCGAGACCTATTCTTCCTCGAGAAAGAGGAGTTATGGATAGAGTTATTGAGTATTTGGTTGGTGATGGTCCTCAGAACAG GTATGCCCTTATATGTCAGCAATGTTGTTCTCACAATGGTATGGCTCTGAAGGAGGAGTTTGAATATATAG CATTTAGATGTGCCTACTGCTTTTTCCTGAATCCTGCAAGAAAAACGAGACCTCGGGCTCCACGGCTACCAGACttcaattttgaaaaaaagcaacttcCAGAATTGCAGTCGGAAACAGAGAGTCCAGAATCAAGGGAGAGAGAACCGCAGGGGAGTCAGCAGACAGAAGGTACGTGCTAA